A DNA window from Ornithodoros turicata isolate Travis chromosome 10, ASM3712646v1, whole genome shotgun sequence contains the following coding sequences:
- the LOC135370100 gene encoding mucin-2-like has protein sequence MDHTVAEDVNTAPTEVAVDDASVGDVAEVSVANDAAVQHEPSETSNKGETHNQESEYNEQSSGSTEHVPNTTQGIPSTPSDQEVAVSTITPLLTGTPLVLPKSTSYPASALDATTNSVPEEDNEVSDVENPPELGTTVQASTWDTPGTGIVTTTTAVNVNPVTSEGTDGTAGGKFGFQGSSGSSEDVATQGIQKDQAGDPHGEFQHQQPGAPTELTTWAQTVMIPTGSNVLGEVLTERPERDGETTTHRSNVDVTQESEVTLKGVMPHNDVQDEERLPSYTKPQTHSTEPSTTESSVPPTETIMATSSTTEGPVVLPASGNKTSTDTNIVTETPEPYEALEEVTYQNNNEHTTPGTTKPEYQSIKPLKPQSTAPPNIILPTSGTIHSTQEATPQSQDGTTASTVTESQELLLDDVTSRYADYGETSSPTFHDSQPPESSTLPSTISPQATVTTVSSVNETPVVHPEDSMVADAEVLTRPQESLSVLEDVTSQDNDDATSPTTNTGLQRSPNPPSTVPLTPIAATATTEPEAWPSRPPTVSSTVPSAPTAEATTVANILDSPAVWPVPEQGLTANAHMAAESPEHPIALEDVASGGNVQHLPTSTAEPEAKSHQPPTVSSTEPSGVTDEVTKADGIPDGLEVRPVPEDEFTANAHVVVESSEPPDTLEDIGSEDNEKHLSTSTTEPEAKSHQLPTVPSTGPSALTGDMTTVDDVLDGPVVRPVPENEFTANGHVVAESPEPLDALKDVGSRGNVQHLPTSTTEPEVKSHQPPTVSSTGPSAVTAEATTVDNDVDSPVVRPVAEDEFTANGHVVAESPDHLGALEDVASRGNVQHLPTSTTEPEAKSHQPPTVPSTGPSALTTKATTVDDALDGPAVRPVPENEFTANAHVVAESPEPLDALEDVGSKGSVQHLPTSTTEPEDKSHQPPIVPSPVPPALTTKTATVDDALDGPAVRPVPEDEFTANAHVVAESPEPPDALADFVSEGNVQQQPTSTTEPEAKSHQPPAVPSTGPSAFIAEATTVDDVLDGPVVRPVPEDEFTANAHVVAESPEPPDALADFVSEGNVQQQPTSTTEPEAKSHQPPAVPSTETSAFIVEATTVDDVLDGPVVRPVPEDEFTANAHVVAESPEPPDALADFVSEGNVQQQPTSTTEPEAKSHQPPTVHSTVPSAFIAEATTVDDVLDGPVVRPVPEDELTANAHVVAESPEPPDALEDVASEDNVQQLPTSTMEPEAESHQPPTVPSTEPSALIAEATTADDVLDGPVVRPILEDELTANAHVVAESPEPPDALEDVASEDNVQQLPTSTMEPEAESHQPPTVPSTEPSALIAEATTVDDVLDGPVVRPVPEDELTANAHVVAESPEPPDALEDVASEDNVQQLPTSTTEPDAKSHQPPTVPSTGPSALIAEATTVDDVLDGPVVRPVPEDELTANAHVVADSPEPPDALEDVVSEDNVQQLPASTIEPEAKSHQTPTVPSTGPPALIAEATTVDDVLDGPVVRPVPEDELTANAHVVAESPEPPDALEDVASEDNVQQLPASTTEPEAKSHQTPTVPSTGPPALIVEASTVDDVLDGPVVRPVPEDELTANSHVVAESPEPPVAFEDVASEDNVQQLPASTAEPEAKSHQTPTVPSTGPPALIVEASTVDDVLDGPVVRPVPEDELTANAHVVAESPEPPDAFEDVASEDNVQQLSRSITEPEAKSHQPPRAPSTGPSALIAVTTTVDDVLDGPAVRPVPEDELTANAHVVAESPEPPDALEDVASEDNVQQLPTSTTEPEAKSHQPPTVPSTGPSALVAEATTVDDVLDGPVVRPILEDEFAANAHVVAQSPEPSDTSNVASGGNTERRPATSPQPDARPSGPPTVSGTVVLAATAEVTADAIRKSPVFRLVHEFAEKRHITVESQGLPYALEKITSKGNVQHRRTTDDNFMEGNEQNISTQHAELGTVTTSNDKLNGQTPESSTLASLKQQNFPIVYLVGSRERRQHERTRETPMAS, from the coding sequence ATGGATCACACCGTAGCAGAAGATGTGAACACTGCACCCACCGAAGTGGCCGTCGATGATGCCAGTGTAGGAGACGTTGCGGAGGTGAGCGTTGCAAACGACGCAGCTGTGCAACACGAACCGTCGGAAACATCGAACAAAGGAGAAACGCATAATCAGGAGTCCGAATATAACGAACAATCGAGTGGGTCAACTGAGCATGTACCGAACACCACCCAGGGTATACCATCTACGCCGAGTGACCAGGAGGTTGCAGTGTCCACGATCACACCATTGTTAACGGGCACCCCACTGGTGCTGCCAAAGAGCACTTCCTATCCAGCGTCTGCGTTGGACGCAACGACCAATTCAGTTCCCGAAGAGGACAACGAAGTCTCTGACGTTGAGAATCCCCCGGAACTTGGTACTACAGTTCAGGCGTCCACGTGGGACACGCCGGGCACAGGAATAGTGACGACAACCACCGCAGTAAATGTAAACCCAGTTACTTCGGAGGGTACCGACGGGACCGCAGGCGGCAAGTTTGGGTTTCAAGGGTCCTCAGGGTCATCGGAGGACGTCGCGACGCAGGGGATACAAAAGGACCAAGCTGGTGATCCTCACGGGGAGTTCCAGCACCAACAGCCTGGGGCACCTACGGAACTCACGACGTGGGCACAAACGGTAATGATTCCCACCGGCTCCAATGTGCTAGGTGAGGTCCTTACTGAACGACCTGAGCGCGATGGTGAGACGACGACACATCGCAGCAACGTAGACGTGACCCAAGAAAGTGAGGTAACATTGAAGGGCGTTATGCCACATAACGATGTCCAAGATGAAGAACGATTACCATCATATACGAAGCCGCAGACCCACTCGACCGAACCATCCACTACGGAAAGCTCAGTACCACCGACAGAAACGATTATGGCCACTAGCAGCACCACAGAAGGTCCAGTAGTACTACCAGCATCAGGAAATAAGACGTCCACTGACACTAACATCGTAACTGAAACTCCTGAGCCCTATGAAGCATTGGAGGAAGTCACCTATCAAAACAACAATGAACACACAACACCTGGAACGACGAAACCGGAATACCAATCAATTAAGCCATTAAAGCCGCAAAGCACGGCGCCCCCAAATATAATTTTGCCTACTAGTGGCACCATCCACAGTACACAAGAAGCAACACCACAAAGTCAGGACGGGACGACAGCAAGCACCGTCACAGAGTCACAAGAGCTTCTGCTGGACGACGTTACATCACGTTACGCAGACTATGGCGAAACAAGTTCCCCGACATTTCATGATAGTCAACCGCCCGAATCATCGACTCTACCAAGCACGATATCACCGCAGGCGACAGTTACTACTGTCAGCAGTGTCAACGAAACTCCCGTGGTGCATCCAGAAGACAGCATGGTAGCAGATGCTGAGGTTCTAACAAGGCCGCAAGAATCACTAAGCGTGCTAGAAGACGTTACTTCACAAGATAACGACGACGCAACGTCTCCGACAACGAATACTGGACTTCAACGTTCACCAAACCCACCAAGCACGGTGCCTCTAACACCGATTGCTGCTACCGCTACCACAGAGCCAGAAGCCTGGCCATCTCGACCACCAACGGTATCCAGCACAGTACCATCAGCTCCCACTGCTGAGGCTACGACAGTTGCCAATATCCTCGACAGCCCCGCGGTTTGGCCTGTGCCAGAACAGGGGTTAACCGCAAACGCCCACATGGCCGCAGAATCTCCAGAACACCCTATTGCATTGGAAGACGTTGCTTCAGGAGGCAATGTGCAGCATCTCCCTACATCAACTGCAGAACCAGAAGCCAAATCACATCAACCCCCAACAGTATCCAGCACGGAACCATCAGGTGTCACCGATGAGGTGACGAAAGCTGACGGCATCCCCGACGGCCTCGAGGTTCGGCCTGTGCCGGAAGACGAGTTCACTGCAAACGCCCACGTGGTCGTAGAATCCTCAGAGCCTCCGGATACATTGGAAGACATTGGTTCAGAAGACAACGAGAAGCACCTCTCTACATCAACTACAGAACCGGAAGCGAAATCACATCAACTTCCAACGGTACCCAGCACGGGACCATCAGCTCTCACTGGTGACATGACAACAGTTGATGACGTCCTCGACGGCCCCGTGGTTCGACCCGTGCCGGAAAACGAATTCACTGCAAACGGTCATGTGGTCGCAGAATCCCCAGAACCTCTTGATGCATTGAAAGACGTTGGTTCAAGAGGCAATGTGCAGCATCTCCCTACATCAACTACAGAACCAGAAGTCAAATCACATCAACCACCAACAGTATCCAGCACGGGACCATCAGCTGTCACTGCTGAGGCGACAACAGTCGACAACGACGTCGACAGCCCAGTGGTTCGGCCTGTAGCGGAAGACGAGTTCACTGCAAATGGCCATGTGGTCGCAGAATCCCCAGATCATCTTGGTGCATTGGAAGACGTTGCTTCTAGAGGCAATGTACAGCATCTTCCTACATCAACTACCGAACCAGAAGCCAAATCTCACCAACCACCAACAGTACCCAGCACGGGACCATCAGCTCTCACTACTAAGGCGACAACAGTTGACGACGCCCTCGATGGCCCAGCGGTACGGCCCGTACCGGAAAACGAGTTTACTGCAAACGCTCATGTGGTCGCCGAATCCCCAGAACCTCTTGATGCACTGGAAGACGTTGGTTCAAAAGGCAGTGTGCAGCATCTCCCTACATCAACTACAGAACCAGAAGACAAATCACATCAACCACCAATAGTACCCAGCCCGGTACCACCTGCTCTGACTACTAAGACGGCGACAGTTGATGATGCCCTCGACGGCCCAGCGGTTCGGCCCGTACCGGAAGACGAGTTCACTGCAAACGCACATGTGGTTGCAGAATCCCCAGAACCTCCTGATGCATTGGCAGACTTTGTTTCAGAAGGCAACGTACAGCAGCAGCCTACATCAACTACAGAACCAGAAGCCAAATCTCACCAACCACCAGCAGTACCCAGCACGGGACCATCAGCTTTCATTGCTGAGGCGACTACAGTTGACGACGTCCTCGACGGCCCCGTAGTACGGCCCGTACCTGAAGACGAGTTCACTGCAAACGCACATGTGGTTGCAGAATCCCCAGAACCTCCTGATGCATTGGCAGACTTTGTTTCAGAAGGCAACGTACAGCAGCAGCCTACATCAACTACAGAACCAGAAGCCAAATCTCACCAACCACCAGCAGTACCCAGCACGGAAACATCAGCTTTCATTGTTGAGGCGACTACAGTTGACGACGTCCTCGACGGCCCTGTAGTACGGCCCGTACCTGAAGACGAGTTCACTGCAAACGCACATGTGGTTGCAGAATCCCCAGAACCTCCTGATGCATTGGCAGACTTTGTTTCAGAAGGCAACGTACAGCAGCAGCCTACATCAACTACAGAACCAGAAGCCAAATCTCACCAACCACCAACAGTACACAGCACGGTACCATCAGCTTTCATTGCTGAGGCGACTACAGTTGACGACGTCCTCGACGGCCCCGTAGTACGGCCTGTACCAGAAGACGAGCTCACTGCAAACGCCCATGTGGTCGCTGAATCTCCAGAACCTCCTGATGCGTTGGAGGACGTTGCTTCAGAAGACAACGTGCAGCAGCTCCCTACATCAACTATGGAACCAGAAGCAGAATCTCATCAACCACCAACAGTACCCAGCACGGAACCATCAGCTCTCATTGCTGAGGCGACTACAGCTGACGACGTCCTGGACGGCCCCGTAGTACGGCCCATACTGGAAGACGAGCTCACTGCAAACGCCCATGTGGTCGCTGAATCTCCAGAACCTCCTGATGCGTTGGAGGACGTTGCTTCAGAAGACAACGTGCAGCAGCTCCCTACATCAACTATGGAACCAGAAGCAGAATCTCATCAACCACCAACAGTACCCAGCACGGAACCATCAGCTCTCATTGCTGAGGCGACTACAGTTGACGACGTCCTCGACGGCCCCGTAGTACGGCCTGTACCAGAAGACGAGCTCACTGCAAACGCCCATGTGGTCGCTGAATCTCCAGAACCTCCTGATGCGTTGGAAGACGTTGCTTCAGAAGACAACGTGCAGCAACTCCCTACATCAACTACAGAACCAGATGCCAAATCTCACCAACCACCAACAGTACCCAGCACGGGACCATCAGCTCTCATTGCTGAGGCGACTACAGTTGACGACGTCCTCGACGGCCCCGTAGTACGACCTGTACCAGAAGACGAGCTCACTGCCAACGCCCATGTGGTAGCAGATTCTCCAGAACCTCCTGATGCGTTGGAAGACGTTGTTTCAGAAGACAACGTGCAGCAGCTCCCTGCATCAACCATAGAACCAGAAGCCAAATCTCACCAAACACCAACAGTACCCAGCACGGGACCACCAGCTCTCATTGCTGAGGCGACTACAGTTGACGACGTCCTCGACGGCCCCGTAGTACGACCTGTACCAGAAGACGAGCTCACTGCAAACGCCCATGTGGTAGCAGAATCTCCAGAACCTCCTGATGCGTTGGAAGACGTTGCCTCAGAAGACAACGTGCAGCAGCTCCCTGCATCAACCACAGAACCAGAAGCCAAATCTCACCAAACACCAACAGTACCCAGCACGGGACCACCAGCTCTCATTGTTGAGGCGTCTACAGTTGACGACGTCCTCGACGGCCCCGTAGTACGGCCTGTACCAGAAGACGAGCTCACTGCAAACTCCCATGTGGTAGCAGAATCTCCGGAACCTCCTGTTGCGTTCGAAGACGTTGCTTCAGAAGACAACGTGCAGCAGCTCCCTGCATCAACCGCAGAACCAGAAGCCAAATCTCACCAAACACCAACAGTACCAAGCACGGGACCACCAGCTCTCATTGTTGAGGCGTCTACAGTTGACGACGTCCTCGACGGCCCCGTAGTACGGCCTGTACCAGAAGACGAGCTCACTGCAAACGCCCATGTGGTAGCAGAATCTCCGGAACCTCCTGATGCGTTCGAAGACGTTGCTTCAGAAGACAACGTGCAACAGCTCTCTAGATCAATCACAGAACCAGAAGCCAAATCTCACCAACCACCAAGAGCACCCAGCACGGGACCATCAGCTCTCATTGCTGTGACGACGACAGTTGACGACGTGCTCGACGGTCCAGCGGTACGGCCTGTACCAGAAGATGAGCTTACTGCAAACGCCCATGTGGTAGCAGAATCTCCAGAACCTCCTGATGCGTTGGAAGACGTTGCTTCAGAAGACAACGTGCAGCAGCTCCCTACATCAACTACAGAACCAGAAGCCAAATCTCACCAACCACCAACAGTACCCAGCACGGGACCATCAGCTCTCGTTGCTGAGGCGACTACAGTTGACGACGTCCTCGACGGCCCCGTAGTACGGCCCATACTGGAAGACGAGTTCGCTGCAAACGCCCATGTGGTCGCACAATCCCCAGAGCCTTCTGACACATCGAACGTTGCTTCAGGGGGCAATACTGAGCGTCGCCCTGCAACATCTCCACAACCAGACGCCAGACCATCAGGACCACCAACAGTATCGGGTACTGTGGTGCTAGCTGCCACTGCTGAGGTCACGGCTGACGCTATCCGCAAGAGCCCTGTTTTTCGGCTTGTACACGAGTTTGCGGAAAAGAGACACATTACCGTAGAGTCGCAAGGGCTTCCTTATGCACTGGAAAAGATAACTTCAAAAGGCAACGTGCAGCATCGTCGTACAACAGACGACAATTTCATGGAGGGCAACGAACAAAATATTTCCACACAACACGCAGAACTCGGAACTGTCACTACATCAAACGACAAACTGAACGGCCAAACACCAGAGTCATCAACTTTGGCAAGCCTCAAGCAGCAGAACTTTCCGATAGTGTATCTAGTCGGCTCAAGGGAGCGTCGACAACACGAGAGAACCAGAGAAACACCAATGGCGTCGTGA